A part of Aquibium oceanicum genomic DNA contains:
- a CDS encoding SDR family NAD(P)-dependent oxidoreductase has product MTEFDLSGKTALVTGGGRGIGRAIALGLARAGARVFVADIDAGNAAIVAGEIADQGIASRSLRIDVSKVEDIDRGFAEIDDLGWPLDIVVLAAGVLRAKPLLEHTEDDWRFMAEVNLKGTFFTLQAAARRMVERGQGTILALSSTSAFVASRVPEILYDVTKGGIRQMTISAAAELAPHGIRVNALAPGTIVTDFNRATLDTADKIASAESRLPMGRLGGPDDVVGAAVFLCSPASAYVTGHLLAVDGGRLTRSG; this is encoded by the coding sequence ATGACGGAATTCGATCTCTCCGGGAAAACAGCGCTGGTGACCGGCGGCGGGCGCGGCATCGGCCGGGCGATCGCGCTTGGCCTGGCGCGTGCCGGCGCCCGCGTGTTCGTCGCCGACATCGACGCCGGCAACGCCGCCATCGTGGCCGGCGAGATCGCCGACCAGGGTATCGCTTCCCGCAGTCTCCGGATCGACGTTTCCAAAGTCGAAGACATCGACAGAGGCTTTGCGGAGATCGACGATCTGGGATGGCCGCTGGACATCGTCGTCCTTGCCGCGGGCGTGCTGCGGGCCAAGCCTCTGCTCGAGCATACCGAGGATGACTGGCGCTTCATGGCCGAGGTCAATCTGAAGGGGACCTTCTTCACCTTGCAGGCCGCGGCGCGGCGGATGGTGGAGCGGGGGCAGGGGACGATCCTGGCCCTCTCGTCCACCTCGGCCTTCGTGGCCTCCAGGGTGCCGGAGATCCTCTACGACGTCACCAAGGGTGGCATCCGCCAGATGACCATCTCGGCGGCGGCGGAACTGGCGCCACACGGGATCCGCGTCAACGCGCTCGCGCCCGGCACCATCGTAACGGACTTCAATCGGGCGACGCTCGATACAGCCGACAAGATCGCCTCGGCGGAATCGCGCCTTCCGATGGGCAGGCTGGGTGGTCCCGACGACGTCGTCGGCGCGGCGGTCTTTTTGTGCTCTCCCGCATCCGCCTACGTCACCGGGCATCTGCTGGCCGTCGACGGCGGGCGCCTGACCCGCTCCGGCTGA
- a CDS encoding nuclear transport factor 2 family protein, which translates to MDETDRDMIAALDRRLRAVEDRLEICQIEGAYSRAYDGAKGDEWAALFTEDGIYQGRQLAGMGEQNFVQGRKALSEFCASSPVNCIHYLNMPDIKIDGDDATGRANFTFRAFGTDDFGRVSSTEVQGYYDIAYRRTPEGWRIRRRFTVYFERRQGTSYGYEPSASPFGDSNPPFDENAGFRDRR; encoded by the coding sequence ATGGACGAGACTGACAGGGACATGATCGCCGCTCTCGACCGGCGCCTGCGCGCCGTCGAAGATCGCCTAGAGATCTGCCAGATCGAAGGCGCCTACAGCCGCGCCTACGACGGTGCGAAGGGCGACGAGTGGGCTGCGCTGTTCACGGAGGACGGGATCTATCAGGGCCGTCAGCTGGCGGGCATGGGCGAGCAGAACTTCGTCCAGGGACGCAAGGCTCTGTCCGAATTCTGCGCTTCGAGCCCCGTCAACTGCATTCACTATCTCAACATGCCCGACATCAAGATCGATGGCGACGACGCGACGGGACGCGCGAACTTCACCTTCCGCGCCTTCGGGACCGATGACTTCGGCCGGGTGAGTTCGACCGAGGTGCAGGGATACTACGACATCGCCTACCGGCGCACGCCGGAAGGATGGCGGATACGGCGCCGGTTCACGGTCTACTTCGAACGCCGGCAGGGAACCTCATACGGCTACGAGCCGAGCGCATCACCCTTCGGCGACAGCAATCCACCATTCGACGAGAATGCCGGCTTTCGGGATCGCCGGTGA
- a CDS encoding MFS transporter → MIKVLHGVWPLLLGIVLIMLGNGMHFTLIGLRGGIEGFSAAELAVVTSGYFLGFLSGARMTPLMIQRVGHVRVFAALGSFMSAGLIALPLLAEPWAWTVLRVLVGFCMSGIYVAAESWINAAATNETRGKVLSAYMIAQTLGIIGAQGLLALGDAGTSVLFIVASILVSISFAPILLSATQVPTIEVARPMPLRKLFSGSPLGTVGIFLLGSVYATQSGMGAVFGTQIGLSPSQIALFVAMLFAGALMLQYPIGWLSDRMDRRKLIFGAALFGATSCALGWMFGGGFWSLMAAAFFTGGVTTPLYALLLAYTNDALSAEDMPAASGGLVFTFGLGAIVGPLGTGWAMQALGPFAFWSVLGATFIGIALYALYRMTQRASTPVTETESYLGVLPTASPVAVEAAGAWAAEQAESEREVDDPHP, encoded by the coding sequence ATGATCAAAGTGCTGCACGGCGTTTGGCCTCTTCTTCTCGGAATTGTGCTCATCATGCTCGGCAACGGCATGCATTTTACGCTTATCGGCCTGCGTGGCGGGATCGAAGGGTTTTCTGCCGCCGAGCTCGCCGTCGTCACCTCGGGTTATTTCCTTGGCTTTCTGTCGGGTGCCCGCATGACACCTTTGATGATCCAAAGGGTTGGACATGTGCGGGTATTCGCGGCGCTCGGCAGTTTCATGTCTGCGGGTCTGATTGCCCTGCCTCTATTGGCCGAACCCTGGGCTTGGACGGTACTGCGGGTGTTGGTGGGTTTTTGCATGTCCGGCATCTACGTCGCGGCCGAAAGCTGGATAAATGCCGCGGCCACCAATGAGACCCGTGGAAAGGTGCTGTCGGCCTACATGATCGCTCAGACGCTGGGCATCATCGGTGCGCAAGGACTGCTGGCGCTTGGCGACGCGGGAACCTCCGTGCTCTTCATTGTAGCCTCGATCCTCGTGTCTATTTCCTTTGCGCCTATCCTTTTATCCGCAACCCAGGTTCCGACGATCGAAGTCGCGCGCCCGATGCCCTTGCGTAAACTCTTCTCGGGGTCGCCTCTCGGAACTGTCGGGATCTTTCTGCTTGGCAGCGTCTACGCGACGCAATCAGGCATGGGCGCCGTCTTCGGCACACAAATCGGGCTTTCGCCAAGCCAGATCGCGCTCTTCGTGGCGATGCTGTTTGCCGGCGCCTTGATGCTTCAATATCCCATCGGCTGGCTGTCGGACAGGATGGACCGACGCAAGCTGATCTTTGGGGCGGCCTTGTTCGGCGCGACATCCTGCGCATTGGGGTGGATGTTCGGTGGCGGTTTTTGGTCCTTGATGGCGGCCGCGTTTTTCACCGGAGGTGTGACAACGCCACTATATGCCCTGCTGCTGGCCTACACCAACGACGCGCTTTCGGCCGAGGACATGCCAGCGGCTTCCGGCGGGCTTGTCTTCACCTTCGGGCTCGGCGCGATTGTCGGGCCGTTGGGGACAGGCTGGGCGATGCAAGCGCTTGGACCGTTCGCTTTCTGGTCGGTGCTCGGCGCAACCTTCATCGGCATCGCGCTCTATGCACTGTACCGCATGACGCAGCGCGCAAGCACTCCAGTAACGGAAACCGAAAGCTATCTTGGCGTGTTGCCGACGGCGTCACCCGTGGCAGTGGAGGCGGCAGGCGCCTGGGCCGCAGAACAGGCGGAGTCAGAACGCGAGGTCGACGACCCCCACCCCTGA
- a CDS encoding FKBP-type peptidyl-prolyl cis-trans isomerase, which produces MTDVHSGDTVRVHYTLTLTDGTPVESSRGKDPLQFQVGAGQIIPGVERQVDGMTVGETRTVTVPAAEAYGPRDEAGVQTVPRSAIPAEVSIGDRLQAKTPDGREVPLTVAGMDEENVTVDANHPLAGRDLVFEIEVLEVV; this is translated from the coding sequence ATGACCGATGTTCATAGCGGCGACACCGTACGCGTTCACTACACCCTCACCCTGACCGACGGCACGCCGGTCGAATCCTCGCGCGGGAAGGACCCTCTCCAGTTCCAGGTCGGTGCAGGCCAGATCATTCCCGGCGTCGAGCGCCAGGTGGACGGGATGACCGTCGGCGAGACGCGCACCGTCACCGTCCCCGCCGCGGAAGCCTACGGTCCCCGCGACGAAGCCGGCGTCCAGACCGTGCCGCGCTCGGCCATTCCGGCCGAGGTGAGTATCGGCGACAGGCTGCAGGCCAAGACGCCCGATGGCCGCGAGGTCCCGCTCACCGTCGCGGGCATGGACGAGGAAAACGTCACCGTGGACGCCAATCACCCGCTCGCCGGACGGGATCTCGTCTTCGAGATCGAGGTTCTGGAGGTCGTCTAA
- a CDS encoding SDR family NAD(P)-dependent oxidoreductase: MQDRNKRLDGRIVLVTGAAGGIGAQIARQAAAEGARVIVSDVRRDDGQKLVDELGAPARFVEHDVGDEDAWDRLAELCKAEGGAGGLVNNAGIFDPRPIAKTDVAFFERNMRINVLGTFLGFRFIEQAATPSGASVVNLSSFAGLRGTKGIAYTASKWAVRGMSRTAAVELAPRNIRVNSIHPAFINTPILEAMTPENFEMRRKSIPLGRAGTVGDVADLVMFLLSDESAFITGAETAIDGGLSA, translated from the coding sequence TTGCAGGACAGGAACAAGAGGCTGGACGGCCGCATCGTGCTCGTGACCGGCGCCGCCGGCGGAATCGGGGCGCAGATCGCGCGCCAGGCCGCAGCTGAGGGCGCCCGCGTGATCGTAAGCGACGTGCGTCGCGACGATGGACAGAAGCTGGTGGACGAACTGGGCGCGCCAGCGCGCTTCGTGGAGCATGACGTCGGCGACGAAGACGCATGGGACCGGCTCGCCGAGCTCTGCAAGGCGGAAGGCGGCGCCGGCGGTCTCGTCAACAATGCTGGCATCTTCGATCCCCGACCCATTGCGAAGACGGACGTCGCGTTCTTCGAACGCAACATGCGAATCAACGTGCTCGGCACGTTCCTCGGCTTCCGCTTCATCGAACAGGCCGCCACGCCTTCGGGTGCCTCGGTGGTCAACCTCTCGTCCTTCGCCGGCCTGCGCGGCACGAAAGGCATTGCCTACACCGCAAGCAAATGGGCGGTCCGCGGGATGTCCAGGACGGCCGCGGTCGAACTCGCGCCGCGCAACATCCGCGTCAACTCGATCCATCCAGCCTTCATCAACACGCCGATCCTCGAAGCCATGACCCCGGAGAACTTCGAGATGAGGCGCAAGAGCATTCCGCTCGGACGCGCGGGAACGGTCGGAGACGTGGCCGATCTCGTCATGTTCCTGCTGTCCGACGAAAGCGCCTTCATCACCGGCGCCGAGACCGCGATCGACGGCGGCCTGTCAGCCTAG
- a CDS encoding SDR family NAD(P)-dependent oxidoreductase produces MTTAFDPSRTAIVTGAAGGIGRATTLRLLAAGWRVAGVDRTPIADIPEEFRGSFLAIECDLTDPAIPADVVARTIERFKSLELLVNNAGISGARPVADTEDANLSRIMDINFTVPFRLSREALRVMQPGAAIVHVSSVLNFRATPATSAYTASKAALAGLTRQMAADYGPRGIRCNAVAPGLVETELTAEKLRTEPKFQRIWIEGTPWPRLGRPDDIAAAIVFLASADAEFINGHTLVIDGGWSIGAAAA; encoded by the coding sequence ATGACGACGGCCTTCGACCCCTCCCGCACCGCCATCGTCACGGGTGCCGCCGGCGGCATCGGGCGGGCGACGACGCTTCGGCTGCTCGCCGCCGGATGGCGCGTCGCGGGCGTCGACCGCACGCCGATAGCCGATATCCCCGAGGAATTCCGCGGCTCCTTCCTGGCAATCGAATGCGACCTGACGGACCCCGCCATCCCCGCCGACGTCGTCGCCAGGACGATCGAGCGTTTCAAGTCTCTGGAATTGCTGGTCAACAACGCCGGCATCTCCGGCGCTAGACCGGTTGCCGACACCGAAGACGCCAACCTGTCGCGCATCATGGACATCAACTTCACCGTTCCCTTCCGCCTCTCGCGCGAGGCTTTGAGGGTGATGCAGCCGGGAGCGGCGATCGTCCACGTCTCCTCGGTCCTGAACTTCCGCGCCACGCCGGCAACATCGGCCTATACGGCCAGCAAGGCCGCGCTCGCCGGCCTCACCCGGCAAATGGCGGCGGATTACGGCCCGCGCGGCATCCGCTGCAATGCGGTCGCACCCGGTCTCGTCGAGACCGAGCTGACGGCCGAGAAGCTGCGCACCGAGCCCAAATTCCAGCGCATCTGGATCGAGGGAACGCCGTGGCCACGCCTCGGGCGTCCCGACGACATCGCGGCGGCGATCGTGTTCCTCGCCTCCGCCGATGCGGAATTCATCAACGGCCATACGCTGGTCATCGACGGAGGCTGGAGCATTGGCGCTGCCGCCGCATAG